The following are encoded in a window of Lichenicola cladoniae genomic DNA:
- the ruvB gene encoding Holliday junction branch migration DNA helicase RuvB yields the protein MSDSRDSRTIDPKRADEDAPEASLRPQVLAEFVGQKASRENLSIFIQAARGRGEALDHVLLHGPPGLGKTTLAQIVARELGVGFRATSGPVIQRSGDLAAILTNLQPRDVLFIDEIHRLQPAIEEILYPAMEDFQLDLIIGEGPAARSVRIDLSPFTLVAATTRAGLLATPLRDRFGIPLRLIFYTHDELRLIVARGAEKLRFALTDEGAQEIAMRSRGTPRVAGRLLRRVRDFASVGRTGSGPVDRALADAALSRLEVDALGLDAMDRRYLKRIAEHHHGGPVGVETLAAALAEARDTLEDVVEPFLIQEGLVLRTSRGRVLADRGWKHLGLKPPPADRLGQFDLLAED from the coding sequence ATGAGCGATTCGCGGGACAGCCGCACCATAGACCCGAAGCGCGCGGACGAGGATGCCCCCGAGGCCTCGCTGCGGCCGCAGGTGCTCGCGGAGTTCGTCGGCCAGAAGGCAAGCCGGGAAAACCTGTCGATCTTCATCCAGGCGGCACGCGGCCGCGGCGAGGCGCTGGATCACGTGCTGCTGCATGGGCCGCCCGGCCTCGGCAAGACCACGCTGGCGCAGATCGTCGCGCGCGAACTCGGGGTCGGGTTCCGGGCCACCTCCGGGCCGGTGATCCAGCGATCGGGCGACCTTGCCGCGATCCTGACCAACCTGCAGCCGCGCGACGTGCTGTTCATCGACGAGATCCATCGCCTGCAGCCGGCGATCGAGGAAATCCTGTATCCGGCGATGGAGGATTTCCAGCTCGACCTGATCATCGGCGAGGGCCCTGCAGCGCGGTCCGTGCGGATCGACCTTTCGCCGTTCACCCTTGTCGCCGCCACCACCCGCGCCGGCCTGCTGGCGACCCCGCTCCGCGACCGCTTCGGCATCCCGCTGCGGCTGATTTTCTATACCCACGACGAGCTGCGGCTGATCGTCGCCCGCGGTGCCGAGAAGCTGCGGTTCGCGCTGACCGACGAGGGCGCGCAGGAGATCGCCATGCGGTCGCGCGGCACCCCACGCGTCGCCGGCCGGCTGCTGCGCCGGGTGCGGGATTTCGCATCGGTCGGCCGCACCGGCAGCGGTCCGGTCGATCGCGCGCTGGCCGATGCGGCCCTGTCCCGGCTCGAGGTCGACGCGCTCGGGCTGGACGCGATGGACCGGCGCTACCTGAAGCGCATCGCCGAGCATCATCACGGTGGTCCGGTGGGTGTCGAGACGCTGGCGGCGGCGCTGGCCGAGGCACGCGACACGCTCGAGGACGTGGTCGAGCCGTTCCTGATCCAGGAAGGTCTGGTGCTGCGGACCAGCCGGGGCAGGGTGCTGGCCGATCGTGGCTGGAAGCATCTCGGCCTGAAGCCGCCACCGGCGGACCGGCTCGGCCAGTTCGACCTGCTAGCCGAGGATTAG
- a CDS encoding GNAT family N-acetyltransferase, with protein MTRMFAGLTSQRLILRPLLASDAAGLCGYRSDPQVARYQSWTGFDEADAIALIAEQEDLEPDLPGTWLQLALIETASNMMVGDCGLHFLESDTNQVELGITLSRSHQRQGYGAEAVRRVLVYLFDELGKHRVFAITDADNHAAVGLFRRLGFRQEAHFVEHVYFKGTYGSEFVFAMLAREWPARPAS; from the coding sequence ATGACACGAATGTTCGCCGGCCTGACCTCGCAACGCCTGATCCTGCGGCCGTTGCTCGCGTCGGACGCGGCCGGCCTGTGCGGCTACCGATCGGATCCGCAGGTCGCACGATACCAGTCCTGGACCGGTTTCGACGAGGCGGATGCGATCGCGCTGATTGCCGAACAGGAGGATCTGGAACCGGATCTTCCGGGCACCTGGCTGCAACTGGCGCTTATCGAGACTGCGTCGAACATGATGGTCGGGGATTGCGGGCTGCATTTCCTGGAGAGCGACACGAACCAGGTGGAACTCGGCATCACCCTGTCCCGGTCGCATCAGCGACAGGGCTACGGCGCGGAAGCGGTACGACGGGTATTGGTGTATCTGTTCGACGAACTCGGCAAGCATCGCGTGTTCGCGATTACCGATGCAGATAATCATGCAGCAGTCGGGCTGTTCCGCCGACTGGGTTTTCGGCAGGAAGCGCACTTCGTCGAGCATGTCTATTTCAAGGGCACGTACGGCAGCGAATTTGTGTTCGCGATGCTCGCGCGGGAATGGCCGGCCCGTCCGGCCTCATGA
- the ruvA gene encoding Holliday junction branch migration protein RuvA, translating to MIAQLTGLIAHIDGDRCIVDVNGVGYLVQASTRTLSALPHPPEVARVLVETVVREDAILLYGFADTAERDWFRLLTTVQGVGAKVALGVLSALSPRDLIAVIAAGDRSSLTKAPGVGARLAERILSELKDKAGGMPSSTAGGGISVSGLSSGGVEGDALAALAGLGFRRVEAHPVVVRIIDRLGKDARLDVVIRDSLKELAR from the coding sequence TTGATCGCCCAGCTCACCGGCCTGATCGCCCATATCGACGGGGATCGCTGCATCGTCGACGTCAACGGCGTCGGATATCTGGTGCAGGCCTCCACCCGCACCCTGTCGGCGCTACCGCACCCGCCGGAGGTGGCGCGGGTGCTGGTCGAGACCGTGGTGCGGGAGGACGCGATCCTGCTCTACGGGTTCGCCGATACCGCCGAGCGCGACTGGTTCCGGCTGCTCACCACCGTGCAGGGGGTCGGCGCCAAGGTGGCACTGGGCGTGCTGTCGGCGCTGTCGCCACGCGACCTGATCGCGGTCATCGCCGCCGGCGATCGCTCCAGCCTGACCAAGGCGCCCGGCGTCGGCGCCCGCCTCGCCGAGCGCATCCTGAGCGAACTCAAGGACAAGGCGGGCGGGATGCCGAGCAGCACGGCGGGCGGCGGCATCTCGGTGTCCGGATTGTCCAGCGGCGGCGTCGAGGGCGATGCGCTGGCGGCACTCGCCGGGCTCGGCTTCCGTCGCGTCGAGGCGCATCCGGTGGTGGTCCGCATCATCGACCGGCTGGGCAAGGATGCACGGCTCGACGTGGTCATCCGCGACAGCCTGAAGGAGCTCGCCCGATGA
- a CDS encoding TetR/AcrR family transcriptional regulator, giving the protein MARTGRPRNFDRDEALGTAMHLFWEHGYEGVSLDQLRQAMGGISSASFYAAFGAKEALYREALSRYLSIHGRVVEALRDTSLSPRARLEQALRRSAVMQTGAAHPAGCMVTLSSTICSTGGTSVRAVTAAERAANRAAIFACVEAGVADGLLRPETDVTGLSTLFEGVLVGLSIQARDGVAADAFGAAITQALKAWDANWAGALER; this is encoded by the coding sequence ATGGCGCGCACCGGTCGGCCGCGAAACTTCGATCGTGACGAGGCACTCGGCACGGCGATGCACCTGTTTTGGGAGCATGGTTACGAAGGGGTCTCTCTGGATCAGCTTCGCCAGGCGATGGGTGGGATTTCGTCGGCGAGCTTCTATGCGGCGTTCGGAGCTAAAGAGGCGCTCTACCGGGAGGCTCTGAGCCGCTACCTCAGCATCCACGGGCGGGTGGTCGAGGCTCTGCGCGATACCAGTCTTTCCCCACGGGCGCGTCTTGAGCAGGCGCTGCGCCGTTCCGCAGTGATGCAGACCGGAGCTGCGCACCCAGCGGGTTGCATGGTGACCTTGTCCTCGACGATCTGCTCGACGGGCGGTACGTCGGTGCGAGCAGTGACAGCCGCCGAACGCGCTGCAAACCGAGCGGCGATTTTCGCCTGCGTCGAAGCCGGTGTCGCCGATGGATTGTTGCGCCCAGAGACGGACGTTACGGGTTTGTCCACCCTCTTCGAAGGGGTTCTTGTGGGACTTTCGATCCAGGCCCGAGACGGCGTTGCGGCGGATGCCTTCGGTGCAGCGATCACTCAGGCCCTGAAGGCCTGGGATGCAAATTGGGCTGGAGCATTAGAGCGATAA
- the ybgC gene encoding tol-pal system-associated acyl-CoA thioesterase, whose protein sequence is MAAHHVQFRVYYEDTDAGGVMYHAQYLAFAERGRSEALRDAGASAASLLEQHGIAFVVRRASLEYLRPLRLDDLVTITTEVAECRSASVRLRQTLSRDGVVHATIDVTLATIRMSDGRPVRMPEPWAGIMASLVASGETAIA, encoded by the coding sequence ATGGCGGCGCACCATGTGCAGTTCCGCGTCTATTACGAGGATACCGACGCCGGCGGGGTGATGTACCACGCGCAGTATCTCGCCTTCGCCGAGCGCGGCCGCAGCGAGGCACTGCGCGATGCCGGAGCGTCGGCGGCGTCCCTGCTCGAGCAGCACGGCATTGCCTTCGTGGTCCGCCGGGCATCGCTCGAATATCTCCGGCCGCTGCGACTCGACGATCTCGTAACAATCACCACAGAGGTTGCCGAGTGTCGCTCCGCAAGCGTGCGTCTGCGACAGACTTTGTCACGCGACGGGGTGGTGCACGCCACGATCGACGTGACGCTCGCGACCATCCGGATGAGCGATGGCCGACCCGTACGCATGCCCGAGCCATGGGCTGGGATAATGGCGTCGCTCGTCGCATCCGGCGAGACGGCCATCGCGTGA
- a CDS encoding alpha/beta fold hydrolase produces the protein MLTSLLKRSAIALALTTTLSAHAAPAAHAQPPHEEFPIPAGFSPSYREVDGIRLHYVKGGAGPLVLLVHGFGQTWYEWHQLMPLLAKNHSVIAVDLPALGLSDAPRSYAGQDVAPVLYDFAKSFSPKAPFDLVAHDIGIWNTYPMAVAHQSDIHRLVYMEAPIPDDRLYQFPAFTPRGESLVWHFSFFSANDDLADRLVTGHERFFIEHFIKVHATNKDVFTPKLLDLYGHSYAKPQTLHGSFEYYRALNETVRRNKPLAATKLTMPVLAIGGGGNGGLGKFEGDQLRDYATNVQGEVLPGCGHWLPEECPATLDPMVVNFLNAR, from the coding sequence ATGCTGACCTCCCTGCTGAAGCGAAGCGCCATCGCGCTCGCCCTGACGACCACACTTTCGGCACACGCAGCGCCTGCCGCTCACGCGCAGCCACCGCACGAGGAGTTTCCGATCCCGGCGGGCTTCTCGCCCAGCTATCGGGAGGTCGACGGCATTAGACTGCACTACGTAAAGGGTGGCGCCGGCCCGCTCGTCCTGCTCGTCCACGGCTTCGGCCAGACCTGGTATGAGTGGCATCAACTCATGCCGCTGCTGGCAAAGAACCACAGCGTGATCGCGGTGGACCTTCCCGCACTTGGCTTGTCGGACGCACCACGTTCCTATGCCGGCCAGGACGTGGCACCTGTACTCTACGATTTCGCGAAAAGCTTCAGCCCGAAAGCGCCGTTCGACCTAGTCGCGCATGACATCGGCATCTGGAACACCTATCCAATGGCAGTCGCACACCAATCCGATATCCACAGGCTGGTCTATATGGAAGCTCCAATCCCGGACGACAGGCTCTACCAGTTCCCCGCCTTCACGCCGCGGGGTGAATCACTCGTCTGGCACTTCAGCTTCTTCTCTGCGAACGACGATCTAGCCGATCGACTGGTGACTGGCCACGAACGCTTCTTCATCGAGCACTTCATCAAGGTGCACGCCACCAACAAAGACGTCTTCACGCCGAAGCTTCTCGACCTCTACGGCCACTCTTATGCGAAACCCCAGACACTGCACGGAAGTTTTGAATACTATCGCGCGCTGAACGAGACTGTGCGCCGCAACAAGCCGCTTGCGGCGACCAAGCTAACCATGCCGGTGCTCGCCATCGGCGGGGGCGGCAATGGGGGTCTGGGCAAGTTCGAAGGCGATCAGCTCCGCGACTACGCGACGAACGTGCAAGGGGAAGTTCTGCCCGGATGCGGTCACTGGTTACCGGAGGAATGTCCCGCCACACTTGACCCGATGGTCGTCAACTTTCTGAACGCTCGATAA
- a CDS encoding alpha/beta hydrolase family protein: MKVVHRDLARLAVASLAILSACALQPPAWRSAALTVSAKDDDGSAVQLVGKVCRPAADAKSPVVIINHGSPPSARQRLTEAMAACDDEALTWFLSRGFVVVQVLRRGYGESGGTWAEDYGRCSNPDFVTAGLETASDIDAAVKAATALPYVDPSHVVVLGQSAGAWGTLAYGSLGPSGVAALVAVAPGRGGHRSDIPNRNCNPEHLVAAAGRFGSTSPMEVLWLNTRNDRYFAPKLVLNMQQAFTRAGGKVTVVNLGSYDDDGHQIFFGDGGSAMWGPVVAAYLTQKHVPMALPGPEVR, encoded by the coding sequence ATGAAGGTCGTTCACCGTGACCTGGCACGTCTTGCCGTCGCAAGCTTGGCGATACTGTCGGCCTGCGCCTTGCAACCGCCGGCTTGGCGTAGCGCCGCGCTGACGGTTTCCGCGAAGGACGATGACGGGTCGGCTGTTCAGCTCGTTGGAAAGGTCTGCCGACCAGCGGCAGATGCCAAGAGCCCGGTCGTGATCATCAACCACGGTTCTCCGCCCTCAGCGCGACAACGTCTCACGGAGGCCATGGCGGCCTGCGACGACGAGGCGCTGACCTGGTTCTTGAGCCGAGGCTTCGTGGTTGTTCAGGTGCTCCGACGCGGCTATGGGGAGAGCGGTGGCACATGGGCCGAGGATTACGGCCGTTGTTCAAATCCTGACTTCGTGACCGCGGGCCTTGAGACGGCGAGCGATATCGACGCTGCGGTCAAGGCGGCCACAGCGCTCCCCTACGTCGATCCAAGCCATGTGGTTGTGCTTGGCCAATCCGCGGGCGCCTGGGGGACGCTGGCCTATGGCAGCCTCGGCCCCTCGGGCGTAGCCGCCCTTGTAGCCGTAGCGCCCGGTCGCGGCGGCCACAGGAGTGATATTCCTAACCGCAACTGTAACCCGGAGCATCTGGTCGCGGCGGCCGGACGCTTTGGAAGCACCTCACCGATGGAAGTTCTGTGGCTGAACACAAGGAACGACAGGTATTTTGCACCCAAGCTCGTGTTGAATATGCAGCAGGCCTTCACCCGGGCGGGTGGAAAAGTTACCGTAGTAAATCTCGGTTCTTACGACGATGACGGACATCAGATCTTTTTCGGCGACGGCGGCAGCGCGATGTGGGGGCCAGTGGTCGCGGCCTATCTCACCCAGAAGCACGTACCGATGGCGCTGCCCGGACCAGAAGTCCGCTGA
- a CDS encoding MFS transporter codes for MSATTSVDIHDERDVLPLAALLALAMTGFTAILTETLPAGLLPLMAHGLNVSEALAGQSVTAYAVGTLIAAIPLTAWTQAQRRKPTLLAAIAGFLLFNTITAVSANFWMTLGARFFAGVASGLAWGILAGYARRMVTGRLKGRALAVAMVGTPIALSLGVPVGTFLGAALGWRAAFLAMSATTIVLILWVMWKVPDFPGQASHQRMSIHAVFATPGIRPILAVIFAWMTAHNILYTYIAPFARLAGLQARVDLLLLGFGLSALAGIWVTGVLVDRMLRRLALVSLIGFVVVALALSLFPTNPVVTIAGVLVWGLSFGGAATQLQTASADAAGNGVDLANAMITTVWNGAIAAGGIVGGLLLEHAGANSFPWAVLALSAVAFCIASIARGHAFKPGPRSHA; via the coding sequence ATGTCAGCAACTACATCGGTCGATATACATGACGAACGGGACGTCCTGCCGCTAGCGGCTCTCCTGGCGCTCGCAATGACCGGCTTCACGGCCATTCTGACCGAGACGTTGCCCGCTGGTCTGCTGCCACTGATGGCTCATGGTCTTAACGTTTCCGAAGCGCTGGCAGGCCAAAGTGTCACGGCTTACGCGGTAGGCACGCTGATCGCCGCGATTCCACTCACGGCCTGGACGCAAGCTCAACGACGCAAGCCGACCCTGCTGGCCGCGATCGCAGGCTTCCTGTTGTTCAACACGATCACCGCCGTCTCCGCGAACTTCTGGATGACGCTCGGAGCCCGGTTCTTCGCCGGCGTGGCCTCAGGTCTCGCCTGGGGCATCTTGGCAGGCTATGCGCGGCGGATGGTGACCGGCCGTCTGAAGGGCCGCGCACTTGCGGTGGCCATGGTGGGAACGCCGATCGCCTTGTCGCTCGGAGTCCCGGTCGGCACCTTCTTGGGCGCGGCACTCGGGTGGCGCGCGGCCTTCCTGGCGATGTCCGCCACCACGATCGTGCTGATCCTCTGGGTAATGTGGAAGGTGCCTGACTTTCCCGGGCAGGCCTCGCATCAGCGCATGTCGATCCACGCCGTGTTCGCGACGCCGGGCATCCGGCCAATCCTGGCGGTGATCTTCGCGTGGATGACCGCACACAACATCCTCTACACCTACATCGCACCTTTCGCGCGGCTGGCTGGATTGCAGGCGCGCGTCGACCTTCTCCTCCTCGGCTTTGGCCTGTCGGCGCTTGCCGGGATCTGGGTCACCGGCGTGCTCGTCGACCGCATGCTGCGCCGCTTGGCGCTCGTCAGCCTGATCGGCTTCGTCGTCGTCGCACTCGCGCTCAGCCTATTTCCGACGAACCCTGTCGTCACGATCGCAGGCGTTCTCGTGTGGGGTCTGTCGTTCGGCGGCGCTGCGACTCAGCTCCAGACCGCGTCGGCCGACGCGGCCGGAAACGGCGTCGACCTCGCCAACGCGATGATCACCACCGTGTGGAACGGCGCCATCGCAGCGGGCGGCATCGTCGGCGGCCTGTTGCTTGAACATGCGGGTGCCAACAGCTTTCCCTGGGCGGTCCTCGCCCTGTCCGCCGTCGCCTTCTGCATCGCGTCGATCGCGCGCGGGCACGCCTTTAAGCCTGGCCCGCGCAGTCACGCCTGA